In a genomic window of Brockia lithotrophica:
- a CDS encoding RNA-guided endonuclease TnpB family protein, translating into GRMRTYLPQGRILHATVSREADRWFVSLTVEEEVPDPTPPKGPAAGVDVGLESFLTLANEAGNIWKLGAPKPLQKILQKILKKLKREQRKLSRRGKRDRNGKLVERTKNYEKARLELARLHRRVQNIRLDFLHKLTTELVRTHPVIAIEDLNVAGMLKNDRLARHIADVGWSTFRTLLEAKAKLRGVRMVKVNRFEPTSKTCSVCGSVLSELPLSVRAWTCPVCGTRHDRDENAAKNLLKFALAVGA; encoded by the coding sequence GGCCGAATGCGCACTTATCTTCCCCAAGGCCGCATTCTTCACGCCACCGTAAGCCGTGAAGCCGACCGGTGGTTCGTGAGCCTCACGGTAGAAGAGGAAGTGCCCGACCCTACTCCACCAAAAGGGCCGGCGGCGGGAGTCGATGTGGGGCTTGAGAGTTTTCTCACGCTGGCCAATGAGGCGGGGAACATCTGGAAACTTGGCGCGCCGAAGCCGCTTCAGAAGATACTTCAGAAGATACTTAAGAAGCTAAAGCGCGAGCAACGGAAACTCTCGCGACGCGGCAAACGAGACCGAAACGGAAAACTTGTAGAGCGCACGAAGAACTACGAAAAGGCGCGCCTTGAACTTGCCAGACTCCACCGCCGGGTTCAAAACATCCGGTTGGACTTCCTCCACAAGCTCACGACCGAACTCGTCCGGACGCATCCGGTGATCGCGATTGAAGATCTAAACGTCGCCGGCATGCTCAAAAATGACCGCCTTGCCCGGCACATTGCCGACGTCGGCTGGAGCACCTTCCGGACGCTCCTCGAGGCGAAAGCCAAGCTTCGGGGAGTGCGGATGGTGAAGGTAAACCGCTTTGAGCCGACGTCGAAGACGTGTTCTGTCTGCGGGTCCGTACTTTCTGAGCTTCCGCTTTCTGTCCGAGCGTGGACGTGTCCGGTGTGCGGCACACGCCACGACCGAGACGAAAACGCGGCGAAGAACCTGCTCAAATTTGCCCTGGCAGTCGGCGCGTAG
- the pgmB gene encoding beta-phosphoglucomutase, protein MWAVVFDLDGVLVDTAKLHAEAWRRLAGELGISLSEEFLRSLRGLNRMDSLDRILEWGGRTEVGPAERERLAERKNRWYVESLEHLTPRDVLPGVVELLDGLAFYRVPVAVASSSKNARLVLERTGLAKRFSVVVDGNAVLRAKPDPTIFLEAFRRLGVFPQDGVVVEDAASGVEAARRAGARVVGVGRPEELPGADLVVSDLRELTVARLKALVDSAAP, encoded by the coding sequence TTGTGGGCGGTTGTTTTCGATTTGGACGGCGTCCTCGTAGATACGGCGAAACTCCACGCCGAGGCATGGAGGCGCCTCGCCGGGGAACTCGGGATCTCCCTTTCCGAGGAGTTTCTCCGTTCGCTTCGGGGTCTGAACCGCATGGACTCCCTCGACCGTATCCTCGAGTGGGGTGGGCGGACGGAAGTGGGGCCTGCGGAGCGAGAACGCCTTGCCGAGCGGAAAAATCGGTGGTACGTGGAAAGCCTCGAACATCTAACTCCGCGCGACGTGCTTCCCGGAGTCGTCGAGCTTCTCGACGGACTTGCCTTCTATAGGGTTCCCGTGGCAGTGGCTTCTTCGAGCAAGAATGCGCGCTTGGTGCTCGAGCGCACCGGATTGGCGAAGCGCTTTTCCGTCGTCGTCGATGGGAATGCGGTGCTTCGGGCAAAGCCGGACCCGACGATCTTCCTCGAGGCTTTCCGTCGGCTCGGCGTTTTCCCGCAGGACGGAGTCGTCGTCGAGGATGCGGCATCCGGAGTAGAGGCCGCCCGCCGCGCAGGAGCACGCGTCGTCGGGGTTGGTCGACCGGAAGAACTCCCCGGAGCAGATCTCGTGGTTTCGGACTTGCGCGAACTCACCGTAGCTCGCCTCAAGGCGTTGGTAGATTCCGCCGCGCCCTGA
- a CDS encoding sortase gives MKGRVRRVVGVGLIVVGVLVLGYAAVAKWLGARELAPWREAADEVEREVPAGALTGDVGSPPCLTLPPKLQENLNTPGVVAALYLTKTKELIPIRKAATIREAEKLQTAAGIIPWETLRTWSGRWDEEGINVGLAGHATALYAAVFNRLEEYAVGDSFLVFTREGAFAYRVFDVRVVKDTEGWVLDPVPGKTVVTLVTCTPKGAVRPDRLIVRGELVRTYGAGECPTTDGR, from the coding sequence ATGAAGGGGAGGGTACGCCGCGTCGTCGGCGTAGGTCTCATCGTCGTAGGAGTGCTCGTCCTCGGGTACGCTGCTGTGGCGAAGTGGTTAGGCGCGCGCGAGCTTGCGCCCTGGCGCGAGGCGGCAGACGAAGTGGAAAGGGAGGTTCCCGCAGGGGCGCTTACCGGAGACGTGGGTTCTCCCCCGTGCCTCACCCTCCCGCCCAAGCTCCAGGAAAACCTCAACACGCCGGGCGTCGTTGCCGCCCTCTACCTCACCAAGACGAAGGAACTCATTCCAATTCGCAAGGCGGCGACGATTCGAGAAGCGGAAAAGCTCCAGACCGCCGCGGGCATCATCCCGTGGGAGACCCTTCGCACGTGGAGCGGTAGGTGGGACGAGGAAGGAATCAACGTTGGCCTTGCGGGGCACGCGACGGCGCTCTACGCGGCGGTATTCAACCGCCTCGAGGAATACGCGGTAGGGGATTCGTTCCTCGTGTTTACCCGCGAGGGCGCCTTCGCGTACCGCGTATTCGACGTGCGCGTGGTAAAGGACACGGAAGGTTGGGTACTCGATCCCGTGCCGGGCAAGACGGTCGTCACGCTTGTGACGTGTACGCCCAAAGGAGCCGTTCGTCCCGACCGACTGATCGTCCGCGGAGAACTCGTTCGCACCTACGGGGCAGGAGAGTGCCCGACGACCGACGGGAGGTAG
- a CDS encoding stage II sporulation protein M: MNIKIVILQFLRMERRSIPHFLKAFSPYLADKPLFHLFYRVIEVLMSSALVLFLVIRASDGWGPGVAGTALLVFYTYTFLFSAISIRPDILQREYNFSFYRMSRTSDESLYRSVLWVDVAARWLYHLPRRLPFMVGSMSVMGMRAIPLMMLGDALALAAYMHRATRGLGETAGLQTLRAVLKGILERGIVGLFAYGIGVLTARFLEIIRGVTLHRGISLETWLAAEAAVRSEVRRFLEAFSLSPSAVTAFVEGPMWIGALLFVPGLVLLAVFYSTRFQIEPAVKTFRMPRLIVERCLSVERSSHRLEGAFVLDRLRLLRRQDRLAHPWWMWGVPTGFVAALAFVLPVLQLAHNPYARAFLFFIVFFFALRSVADEIQFYFQDVFYYRSDLRRLPLYHLLGVERLETFLRSKMELLSCLVRRIAGVPLVILGTVAFIFLGVHTVILGVVAALVFHIFLKGAVFLAASFPYRRFLLAFQLKEFRLRPPEEERIEEHMFQIVVDYPQRVLVYASILGSLIVAMFGLVRGAGWLVYGLAFFGIWTLFLMTRYREAFGVTPEREKWASLSFWLSATGASLFVFGIGVVGGFAVSGGLGEIIGAFGSIVSPSLSWETILFNNARVALLLFALGLVSFGFGALLVLLFQGFVLGGSVRIAVDAVGWELVFRKILPHAFLEIAAVSLIAGASFTGLRVLRSIRREGRISGELLRTWLQEVAWALLLGAILLTVAAFVEAYVSSRG; the protein is encoded by the coding sequence ATGAACATTAAAATAGTTATTTTACAGTTTTTGCGAATGGAGCGCCGATCTATCCCTCATTTTTTGAAAGCTTTTTCCCCTTACTTGGCAGATAAACCTTTATTTCACCTTTTCTATCGTGTAATTGAGGTTCTCATGAGTAGCGCGCTGGTTCTTTTTTTGGTGATTCGTGCGAGCGATGGGTGGGGGCCGGGCGTAGCGGGGACGGCACTCCTTGTTTTTTATACCTATACCTTTCTTTTTTCAGCTATTTCAATACGTCCGGATATATTGCAAAGAGAATATAATTTTTCTTTTTATCGTATGAGCCGGACCAGCGATGAATCGCTTTACCGCAGCGTGCTGTGGGTGGACGTTGCGGCCCGCTGGCTGTATCATCTTCCCCGCCGCCTCCCTTTTATGGTCGGGTCGATGAGCGTCATGGGGATGCGGGCCATCCCGCTCATGATGCTCGGTGATGCGTTGGCCCTTGCTGCCTACATGCATCGGGCGACGCGGGGGCTGGGAGAAACCGCAGGGCTTCAAACGCTGCGGGCGGTACTCAAAGGCATCCTGGAACGGGGAATCGTTGGCCTTTTTGCTTATGGGATAGGGGTTTTGACTGCCCGTTTCCTTGAAATCATCCGAGGGGTTACGCTGCATCGGGGGATTTCGCTCGAGACGTGGCTTGCGGCCGAGGCGGCCGTTCGCTCCGAAGTGAGGCGCTTCCTTGAAGCGTTTTCTCTTTCACCTTCCGCCGTGACGGCGTTTGTGGAGGGGCCGATGTGGATCGGGGCGCTTCTCTTCGTCCCGGGACTGGTGCTTCTTGCCGTCTTTTATTCCACGCGATTTCAGATCGAGCCCGCTGTAAAGACATTTCGGATGCCGCGCCTGATCGTTGAACGATGCTTGTCGGTAGAGAGGAGCTCGCATCGGCTCGAGGGAGCGTTCGTTTTGGACCGGCTCCGGCTGCTTCGTCGTCAGGACCGGCTCGCTCATCCCTGGTGGATGTGGGGAGTACCGACGGGTTTTGTTGCCGCTTTGGCCTTTGTCTTGCCGGTCCTTCAGCTGGCCCACAACCCGTATGCGCGTGCGTTTTTGTTCTTCATTGTTTTTTTCTTTGCTTTGCGAAGCGTGGCCGATGAAATTCAGTTTTATTTTCAGGATGTCTTCTACTATCGCTCTGATCTTCGTCGTCTTCCACTTTATCATCTTCTCGGAGTGGAGCGGCTGGAGACGTTTTTGCGGAGCAAGATGGAACTTCTCTCATGCCTCGTGCGGCGCATCGCCGGAGTGCCGCTCGTGATTCTGGGGACTGTGGCGTTCATTTTTCTCGGGGTTCATACGGTAATCCTCGGAGTAGTTGCCGCGTTAGTATTTCACATTTTTCTCAAGGGCGCCGTGTTCTTGGCCGCATCATTTCCGTATCGGAGGTTTTTGCTGGCATTTCAATTGAAAGAGTTTCGCCTTCGTCCACCGGAGGAAGAGCGTATTGAAGAGCATATGTTCCAAATCGTTGTTGACTACCCCCAAAGAGTGCTCGTCTATGCTTCGATCCTCGGAAGCCTGATCGTCGCCATGTTCGGGCTTGTTCGGGGTGCGGGGTGGCTCGTTTACGGATTGGCCTTCTTTGGGATCTGGACGCTGTTTTTGATGACCCGGTACCGGGAGGCCTTTGGGGTTACCCCGGAACGGGAAAAGTGGGCGTCGCTTTCATTCTGGCTTTCGGCGACCGGGGCGTCGCTTTTCGTCTTTGGGATTGGAGTCGTGGGAGGGTTTGCAGTTAGCGGCGGTTTGGGAGAGATCATCGGCGCTTTCGGTTCGATTGTATCTCCTTCTCTCTCATGGGAAACGATCCTCTTCAACAATGCTCGGGTGGCACTTTTGCTCTTTGCTTTGGGACTGGTGAGCTTTGGCTTTGGTGCGCTCCTCGTTCTCCTCTTCCAAGGCTTTGTGCTCGGGGGGAGCGTGCGCATCGCGGTGGACGCTGTCGGCTGGGAGTTGGTGTTCCGGAAGATTTTGCCCCATGCTTTTTTAGAGATCGCGGCTGTAAGCCTCATCGCCGGCGCTTCCTTCACTGGATTGCGTGTACTCCGATCCATTCGGCGAGAGGGAAGGATCTCCGGTGAGCTTCTTAGAACTTGGCTTCAGGAAGTCGCGTGGGCTCTCTTGCTCGGGGCGATCCTTCTCACCGTGGCAGCGTTCGTGGAAGCGTATGTTTCTTCTCGGGGGTGA
- a CDS encoding ABC transporter ATP-binding protein has product MSGQRHLLVLRDLVFSYTTDGSPPLFDGLNFEIAQGEKILLVGPNGAGKTTLLNLLAGLLESYRPRYQAFWAGKPVRLQEIRPEIAYAPDEDYLFDELTAEEHIEVFRALWTVQPTYRSDVLDLLRRFGLAEITKPVGRYSRGMRRKLFLSLILARRASLCLLDEPFNALDQQSIEALISFIEMNPGACVLVAHRPPEALRMDRVIDIRTFTRSDASSTRE; this is encoded by the coding sequence ATGTCAGGACAGCGTCATCTGCTTGTTCTTCGGGATCTTGTCTTTTCTTACACGACCGACGGAAGTCCGCCGCTTTTTGACGGACTGAACTTTGAGATCGCTCAGGGAGAAAAAATTCTTCTCGTTGGGCCGAACGGGGCCGGCAAGACGACGCTCCTGAATCTGCTGGCTGGTCTGCTTGAGTCCTACCGCCCTCGCTATCAGGCATTCTGGGCGGGGAAGCCGGTTCGCCTACAGGAAATTCGTCCCGAGATCGCCTATGCGCCGGATGAAGATTATCTTTTCGACGAGCTTACGGCCGAGGAGCACATCGAGGTGTTTCGGGCGCTCTGGACGGTTCAGCCGACGTACCGAAGCGATGTGCTGGATCTGCTCCGGCGATTCGGGCTGGCCGAGATCACAAAGCCAGTGGGACGGTACTCCCGCGGCATGCGTCGGAAGCTCTTCCTGTCTCTCATCCTCGCCCGCCGCGCCTCGCTTTGTCTTTTGGATGAGCCATTCAACGCGCTCGATCAGCAAAGCATCGAGGCGCTCATTTCCTTCATCGAGATGAACCCGGGCGCGTGCGTGCTTGTCGCGCATCGGCCGCCGGAGGCCCTTCGGATGGACCGCGTCATCGATATACGAACTTTCACGCGATCTGACGCTTCTTCTACCCGAGAGTGA